A genomic window from Companilactobacillus alimentarius DSM 20249 includes:
- a CDS encoding glycerophosphoryl diester phosphodiesterase membrane domain-containing protein — MGIFSEFREQNHNFWRYFWKYSQIIILIQLLINYVLIPILSYLANGIIFLGRVNYISYTNALYLLTKKPLVVIGLILILLLILLLVFTQFTLLLISFQAIKSKASLSWWDYLKKVAKNVFGLPFKAFGFFLLYFLIITPFGSLGISSTLLSKVKIPQFILDWLIQEHQFLAFLLLIIYLVILYIGLRWLFVLPMMIFENKSIKFAIKKSWELTRGKTIFYLGLFGLLIVVVAIVASIATGIVIFAQWIIDNVSFLKTIDFTMAVVNMTLIQFINITISLYASGMAVLIMLSRTHTRYFYPYKNHRGHKWFWGILALTVVISFVSYNVTYFNDWLLKPPVTVSHRGVDDGNGVQNSISALKTTSKENPDYIEMDIQETKDHQFVVYHDNTLKNLAGINKRPSEMTLNELKQTKIHENGKTTYIASFDDYLNAATKLHQKLLVELKPVSGNSKNFVQLFAKKYGTSLKKNKDIIHSLSYNYIEQSKELMPNVKASYILSFNLSGVPITKADDFTMEYTTLNRQFIDGAHLQRKNVFAWTVNDEDAMDRMIFLGSGGVITDNLATLNGEIKRLFNDSSYSERMTIYVAQMQDPFD; from the coding sequence ATGGGGATTTTTTCTGAATTTCGAGAACAAAATCATAATTTTTGGCGTTATTTTTGGAAATATAGTCAAATAATTATTTTAATACAATTATTAATAAACTATGTCCTGATACCGATTCTAAGTTACTTAGCTAACGGCATCATTTTTCTAGGACGTGTCAATTATATTTCTTATACCAACGCTCTTTATCTGCTCACTAAGAAACCGTTAGTCGTTATTGGTTTAATTTTGATACTATTATTAATTTTATTATTAGTATTCACGCAATTTACATTGCTATTAATTAGTTTTCAAGCTATCAAATCTAAAGCCAGCCTAAGTTGGTGGGATTATTTAAAAAAAGTAGCTAAAAACGTTTTCGGATTGCCATTTAAAGCCTTTGGGTTCTTCCTCCTCTACTTTTTGATCATTACGCCATTTGGTAGTTTAGGAATTTCCTCAACCCTCCTCAGTAAAGTTAAGATTCCACAATTTATCTTGGATTGGTTGATACAAGAACACCAATTTTTGGCTTTTCTACTGTTGATAATTTACTTGGTTATTCTTTATATCGGATTACGGTGGTTGTTCGTTTTACCGATGATGATTTTTGAGAACAAATCAATCAAATTTGCCATCAAGAAAAGTTGGGAATTAACCCGTGGCAAAACCATTTTCTACCTCGGCCTCTTTGGATTATTGATTGTCGTTGTAGCTATTGTCGCTTCAATAGCCACTGGAATCGTAATTTTTGCACAGTGGATCATTGATAATGTTAGTTTTCTCAAAACAATTGATTTTACAATGGCCGTAGTTAACATGACCTTAATTCAATTCATTAATATTACTATTAGTCTGTATGCTTCTGGGATGGCAGTCCTCATCATGCTTAGTCGCACGCACACACGATATTTTTATCCTTACAAGAATCACCGTGGACATAAATGGTTCTGGGGAATACTAGCTTTAACTGTGGTCATCAGTTTTGTTAGTTATAACGTTACGTACTTCAATGATTGGCTCTTGAAACCACCCGTAACCGTGTCTCATCGTGGAGTTGATGATGGAAACGGCGTTCAAAATTCAATTTCTGCTTTAAAAACAACCTCTAAAGAAAATCCTGATTATATTGAAATGGACATTCAGGAAACTAAAGATCATCAATTCGTAGTTTATCACGATAACACCTTGAAGAATCTAGCAGGAATTAATAAACGACCAAGTGAAATGACCTTAAACGAATTGAAACAGACAAAAATTCACGAGAACGGTAAAACGACCTATATCGCAAGTTTTGATGACTACCTCAACGCTGCCACTAAGCTCCACCAAAAATTACTAGTCGAGTTAAAACCAGTCTCCGGCAATAGTAAGAATTTTGTCCAACTATTCGCTAAGAAATATGGCACCAGTTTAAAGAAAAATAAAGATATAATTCACTCACTTAGTTACAATTATATTGAACAGAGTAAAGAACTCATGCCCAACGTAAAAGCTAGCTATATATTGTCATTCAACCTTTCTGGCGTTCCCATTACAAAGGCCGACGATTTTACAATGGAATATACCACCCTCAATCGTCAATTTATTGATGGCGCTCATTTACAAAGAAAGAACGTCTTTGCTTGGACCGTCAACGATGAAGATGCTATGGATCGAATGATCTTCCTTGGATCTGGTGGCGTTATAACGGATAACCTAGCCACCTTGAATGGCGAAATTAAACGCTTGTTTAACGACAGTAGTTATTCCGAACGTATGACTATCTATGTTGCTCAGATGCAGGATCCTTTTGACTAA
- a CDS encoding ASCH domain-containing protein produces MKMSLYHQPFEAIKAGTKKIEVRLNDEKRSKLHVGDRIEFTDLTTSETVQVKVLGLEKFSSFKELFTKYSGEIIGEFENKSVTDLDLENQKIYSQTREAKYGALAIRIEILR; encoded by the coding sequence ATGAAAATGAGTTTGTATCATCAACCATTTGAAGCAATTAAAGCTGGAACTAAAAAGATTGAAGTTAGATTAAATGATGAGAAACGCTCGAAATTACATGTGGGAGATCGAATTGAATTTACGGATCTAACTACGTCTGAGACTGTTCAAGTAAAGGTTTTAGGTTTAGAGAAGTTCTCAAGTTTTAAAGAATTGTTCACGAAATATTCTGGAGAAATTATTGGTGAGTTTGAGAATAAATCAGTTACAGATTTGGATCTTGAAAATCAAAAGATTTATTCTCAAACTCGAGAAGCAAAATATGGAGCTTTAGCAATCAGAATTGAAATTCTTAGATGA
- a CDS encoding pentapeptide repeat-containing protein, producing MEDPKIAIDYLDETSFLQIYDEEDFYLTDKLLQNEVIEEQTIQHPILDKSLLKHETFIKCDLEKLDATDTIFKACDLSNCYLNESSLYQVKFENCKLIGVNFDQAYFKNVSFENCLLDMASLNQLNLKTVEFKNCRLSDASFNENKLSKVTFDNCNLNEMTFWNTNLKGIDISSCQFETLEMEENLIKGLKVSPDQAAFFAHYFLGVKVKY from the coding sequence TTGGAAGATCCTAAGATAGCGATTGATTACTTAGATGAGACGTCATTTTTACAAATTTATGATGAAGAAGACTTTTATCTAACTGATAAACTCTTACAAAATGAAGTTATAGAAGAGCAGACAATTCAACATCCTATTTTAGATAAGAGTTTGTTGAAGCATGAGACTTTCATCAAGTGTGATTTGGAAAAATTAGATGCGACGGATACAATTTTTAAAGCCTGTGATTTGTCGAATTGCTACTTAAATGAGAGCAGTTTGTATCAAGTGAAGTTTGAAAACTGTAAATTAATTGGAGTTAACTTTGATCAGGCTTATTTCAAGAATGTCAGTTTTGAGAATTGTTTGTTGGATATGGCATCGTTGAATCAGTTGAATTTAAAAACGGTTGAATTCAAAAATTGTCGACTAAGTGATGCTAGTTTTAATGAAAATAAATTATCTAAGGTTACTTTTGATAACTGCAATCTGAACGAAATGACGTTTTGGAATACTAATCTAAAGGGAATCGACATCAGTAGTTGCCAGTTTGAAACCTTGGAGATGGAAGAAAATCTAATTAAAGGGTTAAAAGTCAGTCCTGATCAGGCGGCATTCTTTGCTCATTATTTCTTAGGTGTGAAGGTTAAATATTGA
- a CDS encoding cupredoxin domain-containing protein, producing the protein MTRILVLIVGLAIIGFILWWFFGKHQVAQATATVSADKQKVDVEVNGGYSPEVITLKKGFPAVLNFTRKDASSCLDRVVFSDFGINQELPQNEKQTVEIDTSKSGEYQWACGMDMFHGKLIIK; encoded by the coding sequence ATGACAAGGATATTAGTGTTAATAGTTGGTTTAGCAATTATTGGTTTTATACTTTGGTGGTTCTTCGGCAAACACCAAGTAGCACAAGCCACTGCTACAGTTTCGGCAGATAAACAAAAGGTTGATGTGGAAGTTAATGGGGGATATTCACCCGAAGTTATTACTTTGAAGAAAGGTTTTCCCGCAGTTTTGAATTTCACGAGAAAAGATGCTTCTAGTTGTTTGGATCGAGTCGTCTTTTCCGATTTCGGAATTAACCAAGAACTACCACAAAATGAGAAACAAACCGTTGAAATTGACACTTCTAAGTCAGGCGAATATCAATGGGCCTGCGGTATGGATATGTTCCACGGTAAATTGATTATTAAATAA
- a CDS encoding amylo-alpha-1,6-glucosidase: MNIEITPFSYRGSYMSLFKHNDKLWLQSLHGKSKTHMDSLEILITHKNNSIPFEVIENYTSLLLKSDFGDVKVCFDTAQKIVFFSQDNLGIRLESHPKFNFEYNFQLGKGNNPYYIVNSYKNLTKYLVYEKNSQTSLHQSLNVDNTGSNKIANNSSIINIAPKEGSSSILVVIQDIPTNMEKPINSALDFDSIQKIAQQNFDDFVKKFKPVQMSYQNIQKNAIYTIWSAIVNPLGNLKLTSIYASNNKFPGIWSWDHCFMALAIAGVDDRLAWDQMKVVFQHQDELGQLPGSISDSTIRWNFSKPPIQAFAFQKMSQKMYFDEPRLREIYQWISKQVNFYLNFKDSNGDGICEYDHGNDSGQDNSSVFANNVVVDSPDLSAYLIFAMNYLMKLCKKLNQGEKLEYWTKRKAALLSKFKTYFFDENNLPFAREMFIGQKIHSQGLLPLISLIIGNDLEPAQVKAIVSDLKDNFISPFGVATEALNSPLYQDDAYWRGPIWGPSSVIMYEALKDVGETDLAQEIAEKFCKTVKKYGFAENFNAKTGIGLRDKSFSWTASAFLYFANELNL, encoded by the coding sequence ATGAACATTGAAATAACCCCTTTTAGTTATCGAGGCTCTTATATGTCCCTGTTCAAGCATAACGACAAATTGTGGCTCCAATCGTTGCACGGAAAATCTAAAACACACATGGATAGTCTGGAAATATTGATTACTCATAAGAACAACTCTATCCCTTTTGAAGTTATAGAAAATTACACATCGCTGTTATTAAAATCTGACTTTGGTGATGTCAAAGTTTGCTTTGATACCGCTCAAAAAATTGTTTTCTTTAGCCAAGATAATCTAGGAATACGACTCGAATCGCATCCCAAGTTCAACTTTGAATACAACTTTCAACTCGGTAAAGGAAATAATCCGTACTACATTGTCAACAGTTATAAAAATCTGACTAAATATTTAGTCTATGAAAAAAATAGCCAAACCAGTCTTCATCAGTCACTAAACGTTGACAATACCGGCAGTAACAAAATTGCCAATAATAGTTCAATCATTAACATTGCTCCCAAAGAAGGCAGCTCATCAATCCTGGTAGTGATTCAAGACATTCCTACCAATATGGAAAAGCCCATCAATAGTGCACTTGATTTTGATTCTATCCAAAAAATTGCTCAACAGAATTTCGATGATTTTGTTAAAAAATTCAAACCTGTTCAAATGAGCTATCAAAATATTCAAAAGAATGCCATTTACACTATTTGGTCAGCCATCGTCAACCCCTTAGGAAACCTCAAGCTCACATCAATTTATGCCTCGAACAATAAATTTCCTGGCATTTGGAGTTGGGACCATTGTTTCATGGCTTTAGCTATAGCTGGAGTTGATGACAGACTTGCTTGGGATCAGATGAAAGTAGTCTTCCAACATCAAGATGAATTAGGACAATTGCCTGGATCAATCAGTGATTCAACAATTCGTTGGAATTTTTCTAAACCACCTATCCAAGCATTTGCTTTTCAGAAAATGTCTCAAAAAATGTATTTTGATGAACCACGATTACGGGAAATCTATCAATGGATCAGTAAGCAAGTTAACTTTTACCTTAATTTTAAAGATTCCAATGGGGATGGTATCTGCGAATACGACCATGGTAACGACAGTGGTCAAGATAATAGTAGTGTTTTTGCTAATAACGTTGTCGTCGACTCTCCTGATTTATCAGCTTATTTAATTTTTGCCATGAATTATTTAATGAAACTCTGTAAAAAACTCAATCAAGGTGAAAAGCTAGAATATTGGACTAAAAGAAAAGCTGCACTCTTGAGTAAATTCAAAACGTACTTCTTCGATGAAAATAACTTACCCTTTGCTAGAGAAATGTTCATCGGACAAAAGATCCACTCACAAGGATTACTGCCACTAATATCATTAATTATTGGCAACGATTTAGAACCCGCCCAAGTTAAAGCTATTGTTTCTGATTTAAAAGATAATTTCATTTCACCCTTCGGAGTTGCTACGGAAGCTCTGAATAGTCCCCTTTATCAGGACGACGCATATTGGCGTGGGCCGATTTGGGGACCATCTTCGGTTATTATGTATGAAGCTTTGAAAGATGTCGGTGAAACAGATTTAGCCCAAGAAATCGCTGAAAAATTCTGTAAAACAGTGAAAAAGTATGGTTTTGCTGAAAATTTCAATGCCAAAACCGGAATTGGATTGCGTGACAAGTCATTTTCATGGACTGCCAGTGCCTTTCTTTATTTTGCAAATGAATTAAATTTGTAA
- a CDS encoding isopeptide-forming domain-containing fimbrial protein, with amino-acid sequence MIRRYKISKRILIISFLILMAFLSIPKIVHADSNASPEADNDITWNESAGTYSSMQLINIGGNLDLGYTFGLAQDTNGNVFQPNSSDGLVRTNNDDTVTKDSVIAGANNIYNTKMNIFLRNNQSYVGSVFQGTHTSSVASDRTEQVSLTSPDFLIVPTTMPSNVTAKDYSLLSNMTNKKIYTGEDKNGHLALKIVGDFVRGTGSGNNVFNLTAEIVLRASPTNSADIQRELYLKNNSDQTQSFQVLFGEDTKLSNNDQVQIKDLGTKNGLYIEDGSYKLMVTNQMPDGFNQYAGQAFTSGSMNWAKGFSSDGSGAESKDYNYGDSITGTGRIDSSYTLKWNPTTLKQGESSHYGSTMGVTANPYALPVVSKSYTNETTGEAGGTGKNSVNDKLKFSLKVKNNGYGSTWTYKKLEDKIPDGLQIDPDSLAIKYNDGTTQKLSSENYDDSTKTLSIPPALSLTDGQQATITYEATITKAAGGKTITNTADFTGHDTKTDDKTYSASVDIDVEKPSYDFDFTKEVKNVTNGETDFKDSTDAKIGDTVEYHIYFGVKSDSTDSLAAGSKLNESLPTGIEQDGSAKVKGPDGYEYNSSSIGTGISVVKPGENLTIDFKAKVTSAAVGQLHNTVTITGGTTTPGNETIPTMVSSDAIVNVQKSNAFTSVPSLIDFGSVNMTGASKTITNVATKGELVVTHPDSSNFNISVAYDNNNAATQMQNSNGSTLPSSSDGLLFIKQRDNSEDDLGTWQPLLPTGTMIRTSDFSGSQQALNLTNYVGANDWQMRLSPDTNAGTYSGTLTWSLSESI; translated from the coding sequence ATGATTAGAAGATATAAAATTTCGAAAAGAATATTAATAATCAGTTTTCTTATATTGATGGCTTTCTTGAGTATTCCTAAAATTGTTCATGCCGATTCTAATGCGTCGCCAGAAGCTGATAATGATATTACCTGGAATGAGTCCGCTGGTACGTACTCTTCGATGCAACTGATTAATATTGGTGGAAATTTAGATTTAGGTTATACTTTCGGACTGGCCCAAGATACAAATGGTAATGTTTTTCAGCCTAATAGTTCCGATGGGTTGGTGCGAACCAACAATGATGACACTGTCACAAAGGATTCAGTAATTGCCGGTGCCAATAATATTTATAATACGAAAATGAATATATTTTTACGCAATAATCAAAGTTATGTGGGATCTGTTTTCCAAGGAACTCACACAAGTTCGGTTGCTAGTGATCGGACCGAACAAGTATCATTGACCTCACCTGATTTTCTCATCGTACCAACAACTATGCCCTCGAATGTAACAGCTAAAGATTATTCTTTGTTGTCTAACATGACTAATAAGAAAATTTATACAGGTGAAGATAAAAACGGCCATTTGGCTTTGAAAATAGTAGGTGATTTTGTTCGTGGCACTGGCAGTGGCAATAACGTCTTTAATTTAACCGCTGAAATTGTTCTGCGTGCTTCGCCAACCAATTCAGCCGATATTCAAAGAGAATTATATCTAAAGAATAATAGTGACCAGACACAGAGTTTTCAAGTTCTTTTCGGTGAAGATACTAAATTAAGTAATAATGACCAAGTTCAAATTAAAGATTTGGGAACTAAGAATGGTCTTTATATCGAAGATGGTAGCTATAAGTTAATGGTTACTAACCAAATGCCAGACGGATTCAACCAGTACGCTGGACAAGCATTTACCTCAGGATCAATGAATTGGGCTAAGGGATTTAGTAGCGATGGCAGTGGGGCTGAATCCAAGGATTATAATTATGGCGATAGTATCACAGGAACGGGTCGAATTGATTCCAGTTATACGTTGAAATGGAATCCAACCACTCTAAAGCAAGGTGAATCATCCCACTACGGTTCAACTATGGGTGTCACGGCTAACCCATATGCTTTGCCAGTTGTTTCTAAAAGTTATACTAATGAAACGACCGGAGAAGCTGGCGGCACGGGCAAAAATAGTGTAAATGATAAGCTCAAATTTTCTTTAAAGGTTAAGAATAACGGTTATGGCAGTACTTGGACGTATAAAAAATTGGAAGATAAAATCCCCGACGGTTTGCAGATTGACCCTGATTCTTTAGCAATCAAATATAACGATGGCACAACGCAGAAGCTTTCGTCAGAAAATTATGATGATTCAACAAAGACCTTGTCGATTCCACCAGCATTGTCGTTGACTGATGGTCAACAAGCCACAATTACTTATGAAGCAACCATCACTAAAGCAGCTGGTGGCAAGACAATCACTAACACAGCTGACTTTACAGGTCATGATACTAAGACTGATGATAAGACATACAGTGCCTCAGTCGACATTGATGTAGAAAAGCCCAGTTATGATTTCGACTTTACTAAAGAAGTTAAGAATGTAACTAATGGTGAGACAGATTTTAAAGATAGCACTGACGCTAAAATTGGCGATACCGTTGAATATCATATCTATTTCGGCGTGAAATCAGATAGTACAGATTCTTTAGCCGCTGGGTCAAAGCTGAATGAAAGCTTGCCAACCGGAATAGAACAAGATGGATCAGCTAAGGTCAAAGGACCAGATGGTTACGAATACAATTCAAGTAGTATTGGAACAGGAATTTCCGTCGTAAAACCAGGTGAGAATTTGACGATTGATTTTAAAGCTAAAGTAACCAGTGCAGCAGTCGGACAATTGCATAACACCGTTACAATCACAGGTGGAACTACGACGCCTGGTAACGAGACAATCCCAACAATGGTATCAAGCGACGCCATCGTTAATGTTCAAAAGTCCAATGCCTTTACCTCTGTACCAAGTTTGATAGATTTTGGTTCTGTTAACATGACAGGTGCAAGTAAGACAATTACTAACGTTGCTACCAAAGGAGAATTAGTCGTCACGCATCCAGATAGCAGTAATTTCAACATTAGTGTAGCTTATGACAACAATAACGCCGCTACGCAAATGCAAAATTCTAACGGCAGTACATTGCCAAGCAGTAGTGATGGATTGTTATTCATCAAACAAAGAGATAATTCAGAAGATGATCTTGGTACTTGGCAACCACTTTTACCGACAGGAACTATGATTAGAACTAGTGATTTTTCCGGGTCGCAACAAGCACTCAACTTAACTAATTACGTTGGTGCCAATGATTGGCAGATGAGACTTTCACCTGATACCAATGCTGGGACTTATAGTGGAACTCTGACTTGGAGTTTAAGCGAATCAATTTAG
- a CDS encoding GntR family transcriptional regulator: MNIPNNKYEAIYADLKKKIRQGEYQYQDKLPSEANLILEYDCSRNTLRRAIKKLGTDGFVQSVRGKGVIVIYSPHLENVLIKRGDYSFSQMADRNKIKFRTSVLLFDEIEVDEKLSSESTFPIGTPVYYIKRLRSIDDDNYIIEENYFMRKIVKNLTIDIVKDSIYKYLREILNEPIATTKRILTIGLASEQDRKYLNLKNYNAIPIVTNYSFINDGTMFEYTVSHHRPDKFIFYDQHKNNPVSFMLDN; this comes from the coding sequence ATGAATATTCCTAATAATAAATATGAAGCCATCTATGCTGATTTAAAGAAAAAAATTAGGCAAGGTGAATACCAATATCAAGATAAATTGCCTTCAGAAGCCAATCTCATCTTGGAATATGACTGTTCAAGAAACACGTTGCGACGAGCTATTAAGAAGCTGGGTACCGATGGCTTTGTGCAAAGCGTTCGTGGCAAAGGCGTTATCGTTATCTACAGTCCTCACTTAGAGAATGTGCTCATCAAGCGTGGCGATTATTCTTTCAGTCAAATGGCAGACCGAAATAAGATCAAATTTAGAACTTCGGTGCTATTATTTGATGAAATTGAAGTTGATGAGAAATTATCCTCAGAAAGTACTTTTCCAATCGGTACGCCTGTTTATTACATTAAGCGCCTACGTTCGATAGACGATGACAACTATATAATTGAAGAAAATTATTTCATGCGTAAAATTGTTAAAAATTTGACCATCGACATTGTTAAAGATTCTATTTATAAATATCTAAGAGAAATTTTGAATGAACCGATAGCTACAACTAAACGTATTTTGACTATAGGCTTAGCTAGTGAACAGGACAGAAAATACTTAAATTTAAAAAATTACAACGCTATCCCCATTGTGACCAACTATTCATTTATTAACGATGGCACTATGTTTGAATACACCGTCTCACACCACCGGCCCGATAAGTTCATTTTTTATGACCAACATAAGAACAATCCCGTCTCTTTTATGTTAGATAATTAG
- a CDS encoding PTS sugar transporter subunit IIBCA translates to MADIEGDVTKIVKLIGGKDNIESATHCITRLRLILKDQSKVNDKELENVDIVQGTFLAAGQFQIVIGPSVPRVYKEFIKQTNAKAESMESVKDQGRQKQGWLQRLVRLLGDIFIPIIPAIVAAGLLMGINNVLSNKGIFYPNASFIQMHAEWKGVNDIIQLIAQTSFSFLPALIGWSAVKKFGGNPLLGIVLGLILVNPALTSAYVYAAHPAATPTWNLFGWHVSQVGYQGQVIPVLVAAWVLVKLEKYFEKHLPDTLQLILVAPLTLLITGFASFLVIGPVTMTGANWITKGIVSIFNAVPILGGALYGFICAPLVITGMHHLFLGVNLQMAGTLGYVTLWPVGEPVTMAQGAACLTMTYLFRKNAKKKNVAWTSGLSSFLGVTEPAIYGVNLKNRFPFVAVMLAGAFGGAWMGFWQVRSSSVGVGGVLSFLSVFPKQWGFYLAGEIMTFFLTIILTLILSRTKLNAARKIGTDETVHDLSAFVSGKTEAIENVPDEMFSKKQLGDGIAIAPTSDKLVAPANAKVTVMMQGSNHAVGLTLNDGTEILLHIGIDTVDMKGDGFKPLVDVNEYVKAGQGLIKFDSKKIKAAGHSNVVIMAITKQGSDIQKIDFMKPNQEVKAAKSVVADIAYQKVAQKAVTA, encoded by the coding sequence ATGGCTGATATAGAAGGCGACGTCACTAAAATTGTCAAATTGATCGGTGGCAAAGATAATATCGAATCGGCGACGCATTGTATTACCAGATTAAGACTCATTCTCAAGGATCAATCGAAAGTAAATGATAAAGAACTGGAGAATGTCGATATTGTTCAAGGGACATTTTTAGCTGCTGGACAATTTCAAATCGTTATTGGACCTAGTGTTCCTAGAGTCTATAAGGAATTTATCAAGCAGACGAATGCTAAAGCTGAGTCGATGGAGTCTGTTAAGGACCAAGGTAGACAAAAGCAAGGTTGGTTACAACGATTAGTTAGATTATTGGGTGATATTTTCATCCCAATTATTCCAGCGATTGTTGCTGCTGGTTTATTAATGGGTATCAATAATGTTTTAAGTAATAAAGGAATCTTTTACCCGAATGCTTCATTCATTCAAATGCATGCTGAGTGGAAAGGCGTTAATGATATTATTCAGTTGATTGCCCAAACTTCGTTTTCATTCTTGCCAGCTTTAATTGGTTGGTCAGCAGTTAAGAAATTTGGCGGCAATCCACTATTAGGAATCGTTTTAGGATTGATTTTGGTCAATCCTGCTTTAACTAGTGCTTACGTTTATGCCGCACATCCTGCAGCAACGCCTACTTGGAATTTGTTTGGTTGGCACGTTTCTCAAGTTGGTTATCAAGGCCAAGTTATTCCAGTTCTGGTGGCCGCGTGGGTCTTAGTAAAACTGGAAAAGTATTTTGAAAAGCATTTGCCCGATACGTTGCAATTGATTTTAGTTGCACCATTAACCTTATTAATTACAGGATTTGCTTCTTTCTTAGTAATTGGACCAGTTACAATGACTGGCGCTAATTGGATCACTAAAGGAATCGTTTCGATCTTTAACGCCGTTCCAATTCTCGGCGGTGCGTTATATGGGTTTATTTGTGCACCATTGGTCATCACAGGGATGCACCATTTATTCCTCGGAGTAAATTTACAAATGGCCGGAACCTTAGGTTATGTAACGCTTTGGCCAGTTGGAGAACCAGTTACGATGGCGCAAGGTGCCGCATGTTTGACCATGACTTATTTGTTTAGAAAAAATGCTAAAAAGAAAAATGTCGCTTGGACTAGTGGTCTGTCATCATTTCTAGGTGTCACAGAACCTGCTATTTATGGTGTTAATTTAAAGAACAGATTTCCCTTCGTGGCTGTTATGCTAGCCGGTGCCTTTGGTGGTGCTTGGATGGGATTTTGGCAAGTACGTTCATCCAGTGTTGGTGTCGGTGGCGTCTTGAGTTTTCTAAGTGTCTTCCCAAAGCAGTGGGGATTTTATTTAGCCGGAGAAATTATGACTTTCTTCTTAACCATTATTTTGACATTAATATTATCAAGAACTAAATTGAATGCTGCTAGAAAAATTGGTACAGATGAGACAGTTCACGATCTATCAGCCTTTGTTTCAGGCAAGACAGAAGCCATTGAAAATGTCCCTGACGAAATGTTCTCTAAGAAACAATTGGGCGATGGCATTGCTATCGCACCAACAAGTGATAAGTTGGTCGCTCCCGCAAACGCCAAGGTAACGGTAATGATGCAAGGTAGCAATCACGCCGTCGGCTTAACTTTAAATGACGGTACAGAAATTTTACTTCATATTGGTATTGATACAGTAGATATGAAAGGCGACGGTTTTAAACCGTTGGTTGATGTTAATGAGTATGTAAAAGCTGGTCAAGGCTTAATTAAATTTGACAGTAAAAAGATCAAAGCAGCTGGACACAGTAATGTCGTTATTATGGCAATTACTAAACAAGGCAGCGATATTCAAAAGATTGACTTCATGAAGCCTAATCAAGAAGTCAAAGCAGCTAAGAGCGTTGTCGCTGATATTGCATATCAAAAAGTTGCTCAAAAAGCTGTTACAGCATAG